The following nucleotide sequence is from Bacteroidota bacterium.
CAAGGGCGTAAAACCTGAAAAGGCGAATTTTTCTATAATCTGCTCCGATCTCAGTCATCTTTCGGACTTTACCCGCGCCATTAACAACAATATTTTCAGGCTGCTTAAGAAGTGCCTGCCCGGTCCTTACACTTTTATTCTTCCTGCCAATAACAACTTGCCAGGTTCGTTTAAGAACAAGAAAAAGACTATCGGTATTCGCGTTCCAAAGCATAACATACCTCTTGCTATTGTTCAGGAATTAGGCAACCCCATACTCACCACTTCTATCCACGATAGCGATACAATTATCGATTATACTACCGATCCGCAGCTTATTCAGGAGAATTTTGGCCACCTGGTCGATGCAGTGCTCGATGGTGGATTTGGTCACAATGTACCTTCAACCGTATTAGATTGTACTACCGATGAAGTTATTCTGGTTCGTCAGGGTCTTGGTGATGTCGATTTTATCTAGCGATTTATTCGTGAGACTTAAATTTCATGAGTTCACGAAATGAAATTTTATAGTCGAATCCCGATTTAAATCCATCGGGACTGAAAGCGGGTGCGCGGGTAAATACCCCGCCTCTTGAGGCGAATAAAATAAAATCCTGTGCAGATAAACCGTCAGCTTGCTGCGGGGAGCTTCATTTTTTCCAGAATGCTGGCGAAAGGATTATCAAAGCGGTAAAGAGTTCTAAACGACCAATTAGCATTAAAAAGGAGAAAAACCATTTTCCAAAAATGCTAAAATGGCCAAAATTACCTGCCGGTCCTACTTCGCCCAAACCCGGTCCAATATTTCCAAGTGTCGCAGCAACAGCTCCTATCGAGGTTTCGAGGTCATACCCT
It contains:
- a CDS encoding threonylcarbamoyl-AMP synthase, with product MLIPIHSDNPGPRQIKQVVEILKAGGVIIYPTDTVYGLGCDIFNQKAVEKVARIKGVKPEKANFSIICSDLSHLSDFTRAINNNIFRLLKKCLPGPYTFILPANNNLPGSFKNKKKTIGIRVPKHNIPLAIVQELGNPILTTSIHDSDTIIDYTTDPQLIQENFGHLVDAVLDGGFGHNVPSTVLDCTTDEVILVRQGLGDVDFI